The nucleotide sequence TGAGCATTTCGCAAAAAATCGACAAATCCACGATAGTGGGAAACCCGTTGTTCTCCAGGTTGATACGTTACTCCAACGGGTGTTTCCAGTATGGGAATTTTTTTCCATCCGGCCTTTGCCAGAATTTCAACTTCAAACTGGAATCTTTTGGATCTGACATTTAAATTTATCGATTCAGGCAGGGGATATAGGCGAAATCCGCTCTGAGAATCATTCATTTTGGGACCGCCAGCAAGCCGCACCCAGAAATTTGAAAACTTACGCCCGAACCGGCTTGTCCATCGGACATTTTCCCCTGACATTCCTTTCCTTATTCCAACCACGATCGGTCTTACGCCATGGGGGATCGTCCTTATTAAATGTATCGCGTCTTCCGGGTTATGTTGTCCATCCGCGTCTATCGTTATGGCCCAATCGGCAATTTTAGCCGCTTCGACCCATCCTGTCATGAGGGCCGACCCCTTACCCGTATTTACCTTATGCCGAAACAGGTTTATTTCTTTAATTTTATTTATTTTTTCAAATGTTGAATCCGTGGATCCGTCATCTACAACAAAAACCGGGATCTTTAATTCCAAGGCTTTTCTAATCACATGGCACACTTCCTGTGCGTGATTATAAACGGGAATGACCAAGCAAAATCTTCCCTTTTTATGAATTTCCGGTAATAGAGACATCAAGGTTCAGGTAAAAAAGCCAGCGCCCATGTTCCAGGACCGGTATGAACGCTCGTGGTTAAAGAAAGAGGTTGCAGTATGATCTCACATGAAGGCAGGAGTTTTATTATTTCTTCTTTAACAGTATGATCTACCCAGGATTGATTGT is from Thermodesulfobacteriota bacterium and encodes:
- a CDS encoding glycosyltransferase family 2 protein — encoded protein: MSLLPEIHKKGRFCLVIPVYNHAQEVCHVIRKALELKIPVFVVDDGSTDSTFEKINKIKEINLFRHKVNTGKGSALMTGWVEAAKIADWAITIDADGQHNPEDAIHLIRTIPHGVRPIVVGIRKGMSGENVRWTSRFGRKFSNFWVRLAGGPKMNDSQSGFRLYPLPESINLNVRSKRFQFEVEILAKAGWKKIPILETPVGVTYQPGEQRVSHYRGFVDFLRNAQTFSRLIIQRIFIPSFIRKRL